The following proteins come from a genomic window of bacterium:
- a CDS encoding thiamine pyrophosphate-dependent enzyme, translating into MPTWESEGVLRGTLEEVGCVSVTETRQGTVTRLTGGQALVACLKAQGIEVVFGLPGVQLDWLFDALYLERDAIRVVHTRHEQATSYMADGYARTTGRVGVCVMVPGPGVLNATAGLATAYACSSPVLCLTGQIPSKLIGVGRGLLHEIRDQLGALRSVTKWAARASTPEEIPGVVLEAFRQLHTGHVRPVAIEVPLDTLAATADVTLIGRVAGERRTGDADAIERAAKVLGAAERPSIFVGGGVIRAEAWEPLGQLAEMLQAPVVMSSNGKGALSDRHYLAHTMVAAQDLLPQSDAVLICGTRFLQPANSTWGPTWSRRDGQTLVQIDIDPEEIGRNCTPAIGIEADARWGLEELVARVPRHNRKRGSRRDEMLAEKQRADALLQAVQPQAAFAAVIREALPEDGILVCESTQVGYWAQYGGFPVYLPRTFLTSGYQGTLGYGFATALGAQVGAPGRKVVSINGDGGFMYTMQELSTVVRHGINVVAIVFNDNAFGNVRRIQRDSFGGRLIASDLVNPDFLKLAEAFGVDGYRAEGPEGLRPVLSRALGNDRPALIEVPVGEMPSVWPVIRAGYRA; encoded by the coding sequence GTGCCTACCTGGGAGAGTGAGGGCGTGCTCCGGGGGACGCTAGAGGAGGTGGGGTGCGTGTCGGTCACAGAGACGCGGCAGGGGACGGTGACGCGGTTGACGGGAGGCCAGGCCCTGGTCGCGTGCCTCAAGGCGCAGGGGATCGAGGTGGTGTTCGGCCTGCCGGGGGTGCAGCTGGACTGGCTGTTCGACGCGCTCTACCTCGAGCGTGACGCGATCCGCGTGGTGCACACGCGCCACGAACAGGCGACCTCTTACATGGCCGACGGTTACGCCCGCACCACCGGCCGGGTGGGCGTCTGCGTGATGGTGCCCGGACCGGGCGTATTGAACGCCACCGCCGGGCTGGCGACGGCCTACGCCTGCTCGTCCCCGGTCCTGTGCTTGACCGGGCAGATCCCCTCCAAGCTGATCGGCGTCGGCCGCGGCCTGCTGCATGAGATCCGAGACCAGCTGGGGGCGCTCCGGTCGGTGACCAAGTGGGCGGCCCGGGCCAGCACACCCGAGGAGATCCCCGGGGTGGTGCTTGAGGCCTTTCGACAGCTGCACACCGGGCACGTGCGGCCGGTGGCGATCGAGGTTCCGCTGGATACGCTGGCGGCCACCGCGGACGTCACCCTAATCGGCCGCGTCGCGGGGGAGCGCCGGACCGGCGACGCCGACGCGATCGAACGCGCGGCCAAGGTGTTGGGCGCCGCCGAGCGCCCGAGCATCTTCGTTGGCGGCGGCGTGATTCGGGCGGAGGCCTGGGAGCCCCTGGGGCAACTGGCGGAGATGCTGCAGGCGCCGGTGGTCATGTCGAGCAACGGCAAGGGGGCGCTCTCCGACCGGCACTACCTCGCCCACACCATGGTCGCCGCCCAGGATCTGCTGCCGCAGTCCGACGCGGTGCTGATCTGCGGGACGCGCTTCCTCCAACCGGCGAACTCGACGTGGGGCCCGACGTGGAGCCGGCGCGACGGGCAGACGCTGGTTCAGATCGACATCGATCCTGAGGAGATCGGCCGCAACTGCACGCCCGCGATCGGCATCGAGGCCGACGCGCGGTGGGGGCTCGAGGAGCTCGTCGCCCGGGTGCCGCGCCACAACCGGAAGCGGGGATCCCGCCGCGACGAGATGCTCGCGGAGAAGCAGCGGGCCGACGCGCTCCTCCAGGCCGTCCAGCCCCAGGCCGCCTTCGCCGCCGTCATTCGCGAGGCGCTGCCCGAGGACGGGATCCTGGTGTGCGAGAGCACCCAGGTGGGCTACTGGGCGCAGTACGGCGGGTTCCCGGTCTATCTGCCCCGGACGTTCCTGACCTCCGGGTACCAGGGGACGCTGGGGTACGGGTTTGCCACCGCGCTCGGCGCGCAGGTGGGCGCCCCCGGCCGGAAGGTCGTGTCCATCAACGGAGACGGGGGCTTCATGTACACGATGCAGGAGCTGTCGACGGTGGTTCGCCACGGGATCAACGTCGTCGCGATCGTCTTCAACGACAACGCGTTCGGCAACGTCCGCCGCATTCAGCGGGATTCCTTCGGCGGCCGCCTGATCGCTTCGGACCTCGTCAATCCGGACTTCCTGAAGCTGGCCGAGGCGTTTGGGGTCGACGGCTACCGCGCCGAGGGGCCGGAGGGCCTGCGGCCGGTGTTAAGCCGAGCGCTCGGCAACGACCGTCCGGCGTTGATCGAGGTGCCGGTTGGCGAAATGCCGAGCGTGTGGCCGGTGATCCGGGCGGGTTACCGGGCGTAG
- a CDS encoding ATP-binding protein, whose amino-acid sequence MSRSLRWKLTSTYLLLVLFSLGIAAAVLIPNISRVYVNDYQRAVLNEAKTTARMLANYQMNGASIARLDDIASGSSWRDGVYIGVKDASGQPPPTGRWADQVGGPVAPEVASALADKPTTVIRPDGRSGEVRIFAAAPMKVGGATVGVVEVSVPRRWVDRALDEVWKALGEALLAGIVVALLLGTWRARALAAPVLELSRAATRISAGDLSARATIRSRDEIGHLASTFNAMAEELRLKLAAVTEERYKIEAIISSMSDAVVAVDAKGTILLFNRAAEELLGLTAVARGRRLRDVLGDHPSCRWIETAAAERRDVAEEFSPDPRGERILDLHATPLGGQDGEASGAVAVVRDATELRRTERLRRELTANVSHELRTPLTSIKGFTETLLAGAIADETTCRRFLTIIDSEATRLMKLVDDLMDLSRLESKTVSLEPAPVRLDELVAEALSRMRPQADRHRVALRSTCAGPVVALADRDRILQVLTNLLDNAIKFTPDGGTVEVSLLGAAAEVSVSVSDTGRGIPADDLLRVFDRFYRVERSRSREGGGTGLGLAIARHIVEAHGGRIGAASRVNAGSTFTFTLPSTSPLPGPTERTAARSSAD is encoded by the coding sequence ATGAGCCGCAGCCTGCGCTGGAAACTGACCAGCACCTACCTGCTGCTGGTCCTGTTCTCGCTCGGCATCGCCGCGGCCGTGCTGATCCCCAACATCTCCCGCGTGTACGTGAACGACTACCAGCGCGCCGTGCTGAACGAAGCGAAGACCACCGCGCGGATGCTCGCGAACTACCAGATGAACGGGGCAAGTATCGCCCGCCTCGACGACATCGCCAGCGGCTCGTCGTGGCGCGACGGCGTGTACATCGGGGTGAAGGACGCCAGCGGGCAGCCGCCGCCGACCGGGCGGTGGGCCGACCAGGTCGGCGGTCCGGTGGCGCCCGAGGTGGCCTCCGCCCTCGCCGACAAACCCACCACCGTGATCCGGCCCGATGGGAGGAGCGGCGAGGTCCGCATCTTCGCCGCCGCGCCGATGAAGGTGGGAGGAGCGACCGTCGGGGTCGTCGAGGTCAGCGTGCCGCGCCGGTGGGTCGATCGGGCGCTCGATGAGGTGTGGAAGGCGCTGGGGGAGGCGCTGCTCGCCGGCATCGTCGTCGCCCTGCTGCTCGGCACGTGGCGCGCCCGCGCGCTGGCCGCCCCTGTGCTCGAACTCTCCCGGGCGGCGACCCGGATCTCCGCGGGCGATCTGTCCGCCCGGGCCACGATCCGCAGCCGGGACGAGATCGGTCACCTCGCCAGCACCTTCAACGCGATGGCGGAGGAACTGCGCCTCAAGTTGGCCGCCGTGACCGAGGAGCGCTACAAGATCGAGGCGATCATCTCGAGCATGAGCGATGCCGTGGTCGCCGTCGACGCGAAGGGCACGATCCTCCTCTTTAACCGCGCCGCCGAGGAGCTGTTGGGCCTCACCGCCGTCGCCCGGGGACGCCGGCTGCGGGACGTGCTGGGCGATCACCCCAGCTGCCGGTGGATCGAAACGGCGGCGGCCGAGCGGCGCGACGTCGCCGAGGAATTCAGCCCCGACCCCCGCGGCGAGCGGATCCTGGACCTGCACGCCACGCCGCTGGGAGGGCAGGACGGCGAAGCGTCCGGGGCGGTTGCGGTCGTGCGGGACGCCACCGAACTCCGCCGGACCGAGCGGCTGCGGCGGGAACTCACCGCCAATGTCTCCCACGAGCTGCGCACGCCATTGACATCGATCAAGGGATTCACCGAGACGCTGCTGGCCGGGGCGATCGCCGACGAGACGACGTGCCGTCGCTTCCTCACGATCATCGACAGCGAGGCGACCCGTCTGATGAAGCTGGTGGACGACCTGATGGATCTCTCACGCCTGGAGTCCAAGACGGTGTCCCTCGAGCCCGCCCCCGTCAGGCTGGACGAGCTCGTCGCCGAAGCGCTGAGCCGGATGCGCCCCCAGGCCGATCGGCACCGGGTCGCGCTCCGCTCGACGTGCGCGGGGCCCGTCGTTGCCCTGGCCGACCGGGACCGAATCCTTCAGGTACTGACCAACCTGCTCGACAACGCGATCAAGTTTACGCCGGACGGGGGCACGGTCGAAGTCTCGCTACTGGGGGCGGCCGCCGAGGTCAGTGTTTCGGTCTCGGACACCGGCCGCGGAATTCCCGCCGACGATCTCCTTCGGGTCTTCGACCGATTCTACCGCGTGGAACGCTCGCGCTCACGCGAGGGCGGAGGAACGGGGCTGGGCCTGGCGATCGCCAGGCACATCGTCGAGGCCCACGGCGGCCGCATCGGAGCGGCGAGCCGGGTGAACGCGGGAAGCACGTTTACGTTCACGCTCCCGAGCACCTCTCCGCTCCCCGGGCCAACCGAGCGGACCGCCGCGCGCTCCTCGGCGGACTGA
- a CDS encoding response regulator transcription factor — protein MPTIAPKTESQPGGRILIVDDEPHIVELVRYNLAHEGFEVSVAYDGHEALAKAKAETPDLVILDLMLPYVDGLEVCRHIRRESSVPILMLTAKDGEQERVVGLELGADDYVTKPFSPRELVARVRAILRRTARGVERPGSAPLSIGGLALDPTTHEVRLRGRVVDLTTKEFDLLQLLMGHPNRVFTRDFLLEHIWGYDYFGSTRTVDMHISRLREKIEDDPNTPTYITTVRGVGYKLKKDPT, from the coding sequence GTGCCGACGATCGCACCGAAAACCGAGAGTCAACCCGGCGGGCGTATCCTGATCGTTGACGACGAGCCGCACATCGTGGAACTGGTCCGCTACAACCTTGCCCACGAGGGGTTTGAGGTGTCCGTCGCCTACGACGGCCACGAGGCCCTGGCGAAGGCGAAAGCCGAGACCCCCGACCTTGTGATCCTGGACCTGATGCTCCCGTACGTCGATGGCTTGGAAGTCTGCCGCCACATCCGGCGCGAGTCGTCGGTCCCCATCCTCATGCTCACGGCCAAGGACGGCGAGCAAGAGCGGGTGGTGGGGCTCGAACTGGGTGCGGATGACTATGTGACCAAGCCGTTCAGCCCGCGGGAACTCGTCGCCCGGGTGCGCGCGATCCTGCGGCGGACCGCCCGGGGGGTGGAGCGGCCGGGGAGTGCGCCGCTCTCGATCGGCGGCCTGGCGCTCGATCCGACCACGCACGAAGTGCGGCTGCGCGGACGGGTGGTCGACCTGACGACCAAGGAGTTCGACCTGCTGCAACTGCTGATGGGCCACCCCAACCGGGTCTTCACCCGCGACTTTCTGCTCGAGCACATCTGGGGCTACGATTACTTCGGCAGCACCCGCACGGTGGATATGCACATCAGCCGCCTGCGCGAAAAGATCGAGGATGACCCCAACACCCCCACCTACATCACGACGGTGCGCGGGGTCGGCTATAAGCTGAAGAAGGATCCGACATGA
- a CDS encoding dipeptidase codes for MEPHAYAQEHRARFTDALKEFVRIPSISTLPAHHADLGRAAEWIAGRLTEIGLSARVMPNGTHPAVYAEWTGAPGAATLLCYGHYDVQPPDPLDLWTSPPFDPTQRGDDLYGRGASDDKGQLLIEVFAVESLLRATGRLPLNIKFIVEGEEEIGSPRMIPLIKKHRQLLRADVSLVCDGSFYAPDHPSLVTGLRGMLYTEVELQGANRDLHSGIFGGAAPNPVDGLARIIAGLKDRRGRVTIPRYYAPVAPPTDFERRSWAQLGFRDEAYLSDLGVGDAPGEDGYSILERRWARPTLEVHGIAGGYTGPGAKTVIPSRATAKISMRLVPDQRPQAVLRAFTRKVQRLTPAGLRAEVRLLGAGAPLAVSPDAPAIRTAARALEEVFHRPPAFIREGGSVPVAAEFQHVLGAPPVLMGFGLPDDNLHSPNEKLHLPNFTRGIEAVIRFIQLLGEGGAG; via the coding sequence ATGGAGCCGCACGCGTACGCGCAGGAGCACCGGGCCCGCTTTACCGATGCGCTGAAGGAGTTCGTCCGCATCCCGAGCATCAGCACGTTGCCGGCGCACCACGCGGATCTGGGGCGGGCCGCGGAGTGGATCGCCGGTCGTCTCACGGAGATCGGGCTGTCGGCCCGGGTGATGCCGAACGGGACGCACCCCGCGGTGTACGCGGAGTGGACCGGTGCGCCCGGGGCGGCCACGCTGCTCTGCTACGGGCACTACGACGTTCAGCCTCCCGACCCGCTCGACCTGTGGACCTCGCCGCCCTTCGACCCCACGCAGCGGGGCGACGACCTCTACGGCCGCGGCGCCTCCGACGACAAGGGGCAGCTCTTGATCGAGGTGTTCGCGGTCGAGTCGCTGCTCCGGGCCACCGGCCGGTTGCCCCTCAACATCAAGTTCATCGTGGAGGGCGAAGAGGAGATCGGCAGCCCGAGGATGATCCCGTTGATCAAGAAGCACCGGCAGCTCCTCCGGGCGGACGTCTCGCTGGTGTGCGACGGGAGCTTTTACGCGCCCGATCACCCGTCGCTGGTGACGGGCCTGCGCGGGATGCTCTACACCGAGGTCGAGCTCCAGGGCGCCAACCGGGACCTGCACTCCGGCATCTTCGGGGGCGCCGCCCCCAACCCCGTGGATGGGTTGGCCCGGATCATCGCCGGGCTGAAGGACCGCCGCGGGCGGGTGACGATTCCCCGATACTATGCCCCCGTCGCCCCCCCCACCGATTTCGAGCGGCGCAGCTGGGCGCAGCTCGGGTTCCGGGACGAAGCGTACCTCTCGGATCTGGGCGTGGGGGACGCCCCGGGCGAGGACGGATACTCCATCCTCGAGCGGCGGTGGGCGCGTCCCACCTTGGAGGTCCACGGGATCGCGGGAGGGTACACCGGTCCCGGAGCGAAGACCGTTATCCCCTCCCGCGCGACCGCCAAGATCAGCATGCGCCTCGTGCCGGACCAGCGACCTCAGGCGGTCCTGCGCGCGTTCACCCGCAAGGTGCAGCGGCTGACCCCCGCCGGGCTCCGTGCCGAGGTCCGGTTGCTCGGCGCCGGGGCGCCGCTCGCGGTGTCCCCCGACGCGCCCGCGATCCGCACCGCCGCCCGGGCGTTGGAGGAGGTCTTCCACCGCCCCCCGGCCTTCATCCGCGAGGGGGGGAGCGTTCCCGTCGCCGCCGAGTTCCAGCATGTGCTCGGCGCGCCGCCCGTGCTGATGGGGTTCGGGCTGCCCGACGACAACCTGCACTCCCCCAACGAGAAGCTCCACCTGCCGAACTTCACCCGCGGAATCGAGGCGGTCATCCGGTTCATCCAGTTGCTGGGGGAGGGCGGGGCGGGGTGA